From the genome of Haloterrigena sp. KLK7, one region includes:
- a CDS encoding DUF998 domain-containing protein — protein sequence MEAPSRRRVATACGLAAPVVALGAIALATLLAPPQTFTWRARALSDMGRYGTRTFPLFNGGLILGGLLGVPFGWRLWSAARNGLERLGVALLWTATAALVGVGVFFLGHDAFYLGTELHTPVALLFFGLAPFAQWTYGSGLVLEGDARLGLVSVWLGIAHPLCWLGWLASRAGAADPSAWFAVPEFVAAVAFGGWVFALAARRYRRDARNREKSTD from the coding sequence ATGGAGGCGCCATCTCGGCGACGGGTCGCGACGGCGTGCGGGCTCGCCGCGCCCGTCGTCGCCCTCGGTGCGATCGCGCTCGCGACGCTGCTGGCACCGCCGCAGACGTTCACCTGGCGCGCTCGAGCCCTCTCGGACATGGGTCGCTACGGCACCCGGACCTTCCCGCTGTTCAACGGCGGGCTGATCCTCGGCGGCCTGCTCGGCGTCCCCTTCGGCTGGCGGCTCTGGTCGGCGGCCCGGAACGGCCTCGAGCGCCTCGGCGTCGCCCTGTTGTGGACGGCCACCGCCGCGCTGGTCGGTGTCGGCGTCTTCTTCCTCGGTCACGACGCGTTCTACCTCGGCACCGAACTCCACACACCGGTCGCCCTGCTGTTCTTCGGACTCGCGCCGTTCGCACAGTGGACCTACGGGAGCGGACTCGTCCTCGAGGGCGACGCCCGGCTCGGGCTCGTCTCCGTCTGGCTCGGCATCGCCCATCCGCTCTGTTGGCTCGGCTGGCTCGCGAGTCGGGCCGGCGCCGCGGACCCGTCGGCGTGGTTCGCCGTCCCCGAGTTCGTCGCGGCCGTCGCCTTCGGCGGCTGGGTGTTCGCGCTGGCCGCGCGGCGGTATCGACGCGACGCCCGTAATCGGGAGAAATCGACGGACTGA
- a CDS encoding type II/IV secretion system ATPase subunit — MSDQRDTDPLDPTASDGSDGGGGRLESTLASARRTLRRLRETLQGSEIRLTNYDPSVHGPLVAFDGIDGLEEVDRYWVDAPFSFVTIGHDPDANQHRYHTVEPALRDDEASLLETLFEDVRDPLIYREDERSGAAKRRVGCASGADHASGTRNATRENDVETLLRETIREYLERYGAEIDTATFYRLFYYVHRDFRGYGRLEPIMHDPHVEDISCDGYDLPIFVYHDEHTDVETNVSFGADELDDFVVRLAQHSGRHISIGDPMVETTLPDGSRAELALGREVTPRGSAFTVRKYADEPFTPIDLLEYGTFSVEQMAYLWLAIEHNKSLIFAGGTASGKTTSMNAVSMFVPPRAKILTIEDTRELQLSHDNWLSSVTRERLHEGTDVTMYDLLRSALRHRPEYIVVGEVRGDEAITLFQAMNTGHTTYSTMHADSVQTAINRLENEPIGVPRPMVGSLDILSVQTLTRLDDGRVRRNKVLAEIDGVDQRTGELDYSTAFTWEGDTDTFRSSGSTVLEEIRDDRGWSQRELLAELERRERFLEYLQANGITDYRRFTALVNEYYADREGILERIDAADVDVETETDSDRPSGLDTDRPSRIDAGRLSGPDTDRPIETDGP; from the coding sequence ATGTCCGACCAGCGCGATACCGATCCGCTCGATCCGACCGCATCCGACGGGAGCGACGGCGGCGGCGGTCGCCTCGAGTCGACGCTCGCGAGCGCGCGCCGAACGCTCCGTCGACTCCGCGAGACGCTGCAGGGCTCGGAGATCAGGCTGACGAACTACGACCCGTCGGTGCACGGCCCGCTGGTCGCCTTCGACGGAATCGACGGCCTCGAGGAGGTCGACCGGTACTGGGTCGACGCGCCGTTTTCGTTCGTCACCATCGGCCACGATCCGGACGCGAACCAGCACCGCTACCACACCGTCGAGCCCGCGTTGCGGGACGACGAGGCGAGCCTGCTCGAGACGCTGTTCGAGGACGTTCGCGACCCCCTGATCTACCGCGAGGACGAACGGAGCGGAGCCGCGAAGCGACGAGTCGGCTGTGCTAGTGGCGCCGATCACGCGAGCGGGACGCGGAACGCGACCCGAGAAAACGACGTCGAGACGCTCCTACGGGAGACGATCCGCGAGTACCTCGAGCGCTACGGCGCCGAGATCGATACGGCGACCTTCTATCGGCTCTTCTACTACGTCCACCGCGACTTCCGGGGGTACGGGCGACTCGAGCCGATCATGCACGACCCCCACGTCGAGGATATCTCGTGTGACGGCTACGACCTCCCGATCTTCGTCTACCACGACGAGCACACCGACGTCGAGACGAACGTCTCCTTCGGGGCGGACGAACTCGACGACTTCGTCGTGCGCCTCGCCCAGCACTCGGGGCGGCACATCTCCATCGGCGACCCGATGGTCGAGACGACGCTGCCCGACGGCTCGCGCGCGGAACTGGCGCTCGGCCGGGAGGTGACCCCGCGCGGCTCGGCCTTCACCGTCCGGAAGTACGCCGACGAGCCGTTCACGCCGATCGATCTGCTCGAGTACGGCACCTTCAGCGTCGAACAGATGGCCTACCTCTGGCTGGCGATCGAACACAACAAGAGCCTGATCTTCGCCGGCGGGACGGCCTCGGGGAAGACGACGAGCATGAACGCCGTCTCGATGTTCGTCCCGCCGCGCGCGAAGATACTGACTATCGAGGACACTCGCGAACTCCAGCTCTCCCACGACAACTGGCTCTCCTCGGTCACTCGCGAGCGGCTCCACGAGGGGACGGACGTCACGATGTACGACCTGTTGCGATCGGCCCTGCGCCACCGCCCCGAGTACATCGTCGTCGGCGAGGTCCGCGGTGACGAGGCGATCACCCTCTTTCAGGCGATGAACACCGGCCACACCACCTACTCGACGATGCACGCCGACTCGGTCCAGACGGCGATCAATCGCCTCGAGAACGAGCCGATCGGCGTCCCGCGCCCGATGGTCGGCAGCCTCGACATCCTCTCGGTCCAGACGCTGACTCGCCTCGACGACGGCCGCGTCCGCCGGAACAAGGTGCTCGCCGAGATCGACGGCGTCGACCAGCGGACGGGCGAACTCGACTACTCGACGGCCTTCACCTGGGAGGGCGACACCGACACGTTCCGGTCGTCGGGCAGCACCGTTCTCGAGGAGATCCGGGACGACCGCGGCTGGAGCCAACGAGAGCTCCTCGCAGAACTCGAGCGCCGCGAACGCTTCCTCGAGTACCTGCAGGCGAACGGGATCACCGACTACCGGCGCTTTACCGCGCTGGTCAACGAGTACTACGCCGACCGAGAGGGGATCCTCGAGCGGATCGACGCGGCGGACGTCGATGTCGAAACAGAGACCGACTCCGACCGGCCGTCCGGACTCGATACCGATCGACCGTCTCGAATCGACGCGGGCCGGCTGTCCGGGCCCGATACCGACCGACCGATCGAGACCGACGGGCCCTGA
- a CDS encoding ABC transporter ATP-binding protein, translating to MANGHLLTTAAGEQRSDPAINDAVLELDGVAKRYGTEEVIADLSLSVREGEILTLLGPSGCGKTTTLRLIAGLEKPDAGRIDLQRDRVAGSDRFVPPEERDVGVVFQEFALFPHLTARENVAFGLRDWDERERDDRVDELLELVGLEAQGDAYPDELSGGQQQRIALARSLAPEPELLLLDEPFSNLDVDLRVEMREEVRRIITETGVTAISVTHDQEEALSISDRVAVMNDGDIEQVDTPQAVFQRPESRFVAGFLGHASFLAGEVRGDGVDTAIGRVRRDDVNGLAHQYDDTTVDLLVRPDDVTASPAADGEADGRVVYRRYLGPTVLYRVELDSGETIECMHNHADRIDLDERVAVRVTADHALAWFPADHRDGAAEATDAAGSGESTDAAAD from the coding sequence ATGGCGAACGGACACCTTCTCACGACGGCGGCCGGAGAACAGCGATCGGATCCCGCGATCAACGACGCGGTGCTCGAACTCGACGGCGTCGCCAAGCGCTACGGCACCGAGGAGGTCATCGCTGACCTCTCGCTGTCGGTCCGCGAGGGCGAGATCCTGACGCTGCTCGGCCCGTCCGGCTGTGGGAAGACGACGACGCTCCGTCTCATCGCCGGCCTCGAGAAGCCCGACGCCGGCCGGATCGATCTCCAGCGCGATCGCGTCGCGGGAAGCGATCGGTTCGTCCCCCCCGAAGAGCGCGACGTCGGCGTCGTCTTCCAGGAGTTCGCGCTGTTTCCCCATCTGACCGCCCGCGAGAACGTCGCCTTCGGTCTCCGGGACTGGGACGAGCGAGAACGCGACGACCGCGTCGACGAACTGCTCGAACTCGTCGGCCTCGAGGCCCAGGGCGACGCCTATCCGGACGAGCTGTCCGGCGGCCAGCAACAGCGGATCGCGCTGGCCCGCTCGCTGGCGCCCGAACCGGAGCTGCTGTTGCTCGACGAACCGTTCTCGAACTTAGACGTCGACCTGCGCGTCGAGATGCGCGAAGAAGTCCGTCGGATCATCACGGAGACCGGCGTTACCGCGATCTCCGTGACCCACGACCAGGAGGAAGCGCTGTCGATCTCCGACCGCGTCGCCGTGATGAACGACGGCGACATCGAACAGGTCGACACGCCACAGGCGGTCTTCCAGCGGCCCGAATCCCGCTTCGTCGCCGGCTTCCTCGGTCACGCCAGCTTCCTCGCGGGCGAGGTCCGCGGCGACGGCGTCGACACCGCTATCGGCCGCGTCCGCCGCGACGACGTCAACGGGCTCGCCCACCAGTACGACGACACCACCGTCGACCTGCTCGTCCGTCCCGACGACGTAACGGCCTCTCCGGCCGCCGACGGGGAGGCCGACGGGCGCGTCGTCTACCGGCGGTATCTCGGGCCGACCGTGCTCTACCGCGTCGAACTCGACTCGGGCGAGACCATCGAGTGTATGCACAACCACGCCGACCGGATCGACCTCGACGAACGCGTCGCCGTCCGCGTCACCGCCGACCACGCCCTCGCCTGGTTCCCCGCGGATCACCGCGACGGCGCGGCCGAGGCCACCGACGCGGCCGGTTCGGGGGAGTCGACCGACGCCGCCGCGGACTGA
- a CDS encoding class I SAM-dependent methyltransferase, producing MAEERESELEGADDAPRRAAVRDTYDRIADHFASTREYAWPEVEAFVETVADDLEAETDGSGSAVGLDLGCGNCRHAELLAGHCGTVVGLDASRGLLETGRERARERAFAVALCQGDAGRLPLADDRIDVAVYVATLHHLPTRRARRDSLDELARVLAPGGRALVSAWSTAHDRFDADEGFDTTVEWTLPGGETVDRFYHIYAPDEFEAALEASALEVVDWELSSGNCYATVTAAAESP from the coding sequence ATGGCCGAGGAACGGGAGTCCGAACTCGAGGGTGCCGACGACGCGCCGCGACGCGCGGCCGTCCGCGACACCTACGACCGCATCGCCGACCACTTCGCGTCCACTCGAGAGTACGCCTGGCCCGAAGTCGAGGCGTTCGTCGAGACGGTCGCCGACGACCTCGAGGCAGAGACGGACGGGAGCGGTTCCGCGGTCGGCCTCGACCTCGGCTGTGGCAACTGTCGGCACGCCGAACTGCTGGCCGGCCACTGCGGGACCGTCGTCGGCCTGGACGCCAGCCGGGGCCTCCTCGAGACCGGTCGCGAACGCGCTCGCGAGCGCGCGTTCGCGGTCGCGCTCTGCCAGGGCGACGCCGGGCGGCTGCCGCTGGCCGACGATCGCATCGACGTCGCGGTCTACGTCGCGACGCTGCACCACCTGCCGACCCGGCGCGCTCGTCGCGACAGCCTCGACGAACTCGCGCGGGTCCTCGCGCCGGGCGGCCGCGCCCTCGTCAGCGCGTGGTCGACCGCCCACGACCGCTTCGACGCCGACGAGGGGTTCGACACGACCGTCGAGTGGACGCTTCCCGGCGGCGAGACCGTCGACCGCTTCTACCACATCTACGCTCCGGACGAGTTCGAGGCCGCCCTCGAGGCGAGCGCGCTCGAGGTCGTCGACTGGGAGCTCTCGAGCGGAAACTGTTACGCGACGGTGACGGCCGCCGCCGAATCACCGTAG
- a CDS encoding UPF0058 family protein: MHKDELLELHEELVVIMEYFAQREDVDEELFEPYRQLDVDPSHVHKSKSEHKHAVFVLGNALAKGMSEDEFSSAGRIGKRMKELAEDAESKI, translated from the coding sequence ATGCATAAAGACGAACTCCTCGAGCTACACGAAGAACTCGTCGTCATCATGGAGTACTTCGCCCAGCGGGAGGACGTCGATGAAGAGCTGTTCGAGCCGTACCGCCAGCTGGACGTCGATCCCTCCCACGTCCACAAATCGAAGAGCGAGCACAAACACGCCGTCTTCGTGCTCGGTAACGCGCTGGCGAAGGGGATGAGCGAGGACGAGTTCTCGAGCGCCGGCCGGATCGGCAAGCGCATGAAGGAGCTCGCCGAGGACGCCGAGTCCAAAATCTGA
- a CDS encoding DICT sensory domain-containing protein, which produces MTLSDYFDRLEAPTRTVTVYAPPPRPAIVDRIETETGVDAVDYRPLPAAAAADQGFLVVRESEQRYASREDERGVTAGNRHASRETGDFVAAIGLEAAREFLEPPIVAPWDETDADAAYRRVIEVFEATVWRALDRRQLLAISREIEARAWRVGGGTLRVSFQRAAALEAMAPVYVRLAGESALDVHVYIADDWERPAIPGVTIHADAGPEIGEFWAITFDGDGDELRTSGLVARERADGTFEGYWTDDAALVAELEEALRDSVD; this is translated from the coding sequence ATGACGCTCTCGGACTACTTCGACCGACTCGAGGCGCCCACGCGGACGGTTACCGTCTACGCGCCCCCGCCGCGACCCGCGATCGTCGACCGAATCGAGACGGAGACGGGGGTCGACGCCGTCGACTACCGACCGCTTCCGGCCGCGGCGGCGGCCGATCAGGGGTTTCTCGTCGTCCGCGAGAGCGAGCAGCGATACGCGAGTCGCGAGGACGAACGGGGAGTGACCGCTGGAAATCGACACGCGAGCCGCGAAACCGGCGATTTCGTCGCCGCGATCGGACTCGAGGCCGCCCGCGAGTTCCTCGAGCCGCCGATCGTCGCCCCCTGGGACGAGACGGACGCCGACGCCGCCTATCGCCGCGTGATCGAGGTCTTCGAGGCGACGGTCTGGCGCGCGCTCGACCGGCGACAGTTGCTCGCGATCAGCCGCGAGATCGAGGCCCGCGCCTGGCGCGTCGGCGGCGGCACCCTCCGGGTCAGCTTTCAGCGAGCGGCCGCGCTCGAGGCGATGGCGCCCGTGTACGTCCGCCTCGCCGGGGAGTCGGCGCTGGACGTCCACGTCTACATCGCCGACGACTGGGAGCGACCGGCGATCCCCGGCGTGACGATTCACGCCGACGCCGGACCGGAGATCGGCGAGTTCTGGGCGATCACCTTCGACGGGGACGGTGACGAACTCCGGACCAGCGGCCTGGTGGCGCGAGAGCGAGCGGACGGGACCTTCGAGGGCTACTGGACCGACGACGCGGCGCTCGTCGCGGAACTGGAGGAAGCGCTTCGAGACAGCGTCGACTGA
- a CDS encoding DUF5793 family protein, with protein MRREHFTLNVSNIDWVETDGEPSKPSVSIDFTGPETMLRERLTGPDGDVLEARETDVALRLQEPLGTDTAGVVSVTNRVTGEFILELNEDADDVLQFIRAARGYGEDATEDDGRYEVEITLDGDSFVTYDKRTFLVYDDEGNLLRQHSLIPSGVEL; from the coding sequence ATGAGGCGCGAGCATTTCACGTTAAACGTTAGCAATATCGACTGGGTCGAAACCGACGGTGAGCCGAGCAAACCCTCGGTGTCGATCGACTTTACCGGCCCGGAGACGATGCTTCGCGAGCGCCTTACCGGCCCCGACGGCGACGTTCTCGAGGCGAGGGAGACCGACGTCGCACTCCGACTGCAGGAACCGCTGGGTACCGATACCGCGGGCGTCGTCAGCGTGACCAACCGGGTCACCGGCGAGTTCATCCTCGAACTCAACGAGGACGCCGACGACGTCCTCCAGTTCATTCGTGCGGCCCGGGGCTACGGGGAGGACGCGACCGAGGACGACGGCCGCTACGAGGTCGAAATCACGCTGGACGGCGACAGCTTCGTTACCTACGACAAACGGACCTTTCTCGTCTACGACGACGAAGGCAACCTGCTCCGCCAACACAGCCTGATCCCCAGCGGCGTCGAACTCTAG
- a CDS encoding GNAT family N-acetyltransferase, with product MEYDLLGWPSDGPKLRLDHERFSYAGKFVMTNTGKAVARTDDGELVAAVAFNEDRTDESTLWLRYVTVARDRRGEGIGPELLARVRDRALERGYERLRIAVNNPFAYEALYRSGFAYTAETTGIAELVLEHPSPVDDAADPGGEPDARERYQAGLEEFRERDLSDEEEEFLASREESEPPGLESRD from the coding sequence GTGGAGTACGACCTCCTGGGCTGGCCGTCCGACGGACCCAAGCTCCGACTCGATCACGAGCGGTTCAGCTACGCCGGTAAGTTCGTCATGACCAACACCGGGAAGGCGGTGGCCCGAACTGACGACGGCGAACTCGTCGCCGCCGTCGCGTTCAACGAGGACCGCACCGACGAGTCGACGCTCTGGTTGCGCTACGTCACCGTCGCCCGCGACCGGCGCGGCGAGGGGATCGGTCCCGAACTGCTCGCTCGCGTCCGCGACCGCGCGCTCGAGCGGGGCTACGAGCGCCTCCGGATCGCCGTCAACAACCCCTTCGCCTACGAGGCCCTCTACCGGTCCGGCTTCGCCTACACCGCGGAGACGACCGGCATCGCCGAACTGGTCCTCGAGCACCCGTCGCCCGTCGACGACGCGGCCGATCCCGGCGGCGAACCGGACGCGCGAGAGCGCTACCAGGCCGGTCTCGAGGAGTTCCGCGAGCGCGACCTCTCCGACGAAGAGGAGGAGTTCCTCGCGTCTCGAGAAGAAAGCGAACCGCCGGGCCTCGAGTCGCGCGACTAG
- a CDS encoding type II secretion system F family protein gives MIPSNFLPLAVAALCCAPILAAGCHDGVDRRLTRAAIGLFGGYVDEFRDEHPDRQAALRAAHVPVTYREYGAKTVLYAGLFAILGSVLGIYVGWGLLLALSVDPETLRTALPSALAFLANLGGLPTLSPAELFGLLLASCLTLGAVAAGGTYWARWWYPRYVADERARRIETALPSTVAFLYALSRSGMAFPKAIRIVAAHEATYGEAAAEFDVAVRDMDTFGVDVVTALQTMGRRSPSPQFREFTENLVSVLRSGHSLSAFLERQYRAYQEDAQSQQERTLGLLSTLAEAYVTVLVAGPLFLITILVVIGIAVGDTLEPLRALIYLVLPFGNLAFVIYLGVVTEKLTPDSTATDSSDAPSPAFPGDVGRGARADGGTVGSGSAGSDVHPNVERLRYYRRLRGLRERFGNPIRTIRERPALSLAITVPIALAGALWQLPAALEDGVDVAAVDDAIAVGLLVVLVGFAIPYEFRRRRIDAVEAAVPDLLDRLASVNEAGASLVSAVDHVRGSELGPLGIEVDRVWADVQWGADLQTAFARLERRVRTRTTARVVTLLTEAMNASGNLATVLRIAARQAAADRRLERERRQTMVEYTIVVYVSYLVFLFIITVLTAFLLPNLPAEGADAATDTGRSTVDGLGGFSASDRATYDAVFYHATLVQGLFSGLIAGQLSTGDIGSGAKHAAVMVGLSILLFAVVV, from the coding sequence GTGATTCCGTCGAACTTCCTGCCGCTCGCGGTCGCCGCGCTCTGTTGTGCGCCGATCCTCGCCGCCGGATGCCACGACGGCGTCGACCGTCGGCTGACGCGGGCCGCGATCGGCCTGTTCGGCGGCTACGTCGACGAGTTCCGCGACGAACACCCCGATAGGCAGGCGGCGCTCCGGGCCGCCCACGTGCCGGTGACCTACCGCGAGTACGGTGCGAAGACGGTTCTGTACGCCGGGCTGTTCGCGATTCTGGGCTCGGTACTGGGCATCTACGTCGGCTGGGGACTGCTGCTCGCGCTCTCGGTCGACCCCGAGACGCTCCGGACGGCGTTGCCGAGCGCCCTCGCGTTCCTCGCGAACCTCGGCGGCCTCCCGACGCTGTCGCCGGCCGAACTGTTCGGCCTGTTGCTGGCCTCCTGTCTCACGCTCGGGGCGGTCGCCGCCGGCGGAACGTACTGGGCCCGCTGGTGGTACCCGCGCTACGTCGCCGACGAGCGCGCCCGACGGATCGAGACGGCGCTGCCCTCGACGGTCGCCTTCCTCTACGCCCTCTCGCGCAGCGGCATGGCGTTCCCGAAGGCGATCCGGATCGTCGCCGCCCACGAGGCGACCTACGGTGAGGCCGCCGCGGAGTTCGACGTCGCGGTTCGCGACATGGACACCTTCGGCGTGGACGTCGTCACCGCCCTCCAGACGATGGGCCGGCGGTCGCCGAGTCCCCAGTTCCGCGAGTTCACCGAGAACCTGGTCAGCGTCCTCCGGAGCGGCCACAGCCTCTCGGCGTTCCTCGAGCGCCAGTACCGCGCCTATCAGGAGGACGCCCAATCCCAGCAGGAACGGACGCTCGGACTGCTCTCGACGCTCGCCGAGGCCTACGTGACGGTGCTGGTCGCGGGCCCGCTCTTCCTCATCACGATCCTCGTCGTCATCGGAATCGCCGTCGGCGACACGCTCGAGCCGCTGCGGGCGCTGATCTACCTCGTCCTGCCGTTCGGGAACCTCGCGTTCGTGATCTACCTGGGCGTCGTCACGGAGAAACTGACGCCCGACTCGACGGCGACGGACTCGAGCGACGCTCCGTCACCGGCGTTTCCGGGAGACGTCGGTCGCGGGGCGCGGGCCGACGGCGGGACCGTCGGCTCCGGCAGCGCCGGTTCCGACGTTCACCCGAACGTCGAACGGCTTCGGTACTACCGCCGGCTCCGCGGCCTCCGCGAGCGGTTCGGGAACCCGATCCGAACGATCCGCGAGCGCCCGGCGCTGTCGCTCGCGATCACCGTCCCGATCGCCCTCGCGGGAGCGCTCTGGCAGTTGCCGGCGGCGCTCGAGGACGGCGTCGACGTCGCGGCGGTCGACGACGCCATCGCGGTCGGGCTGCTGGTCGTCCTGGTCGGCTTCGCGATCCCGTACGAGTTCCGCCGCCGCCGGATCGACGCCGTCGAGGCGGCCGTCCCGGACCTGCTCGACCGGCTCGCGAGCGTCAACGAGGCCGGGGCGTCGCTGGTCTCGGCGGTCGACCACGTCCGCGGCTCGGAGTTGGGGCCGCTCGGGATCGAAGTCGACCGCGTCTGGGCGGACGTCCAGTGGGGCGCCGACCTCCAGACCGCGTTCGCCCGACTCGAGCGGCGGGTGCGAACCCGGACGACCGCCCGCGTCGTGACCCTGCTCACCGAGGCGATGAACGCGAGCGGGAACCTCGCGACCGTCCTCCGGATCGCCGCCCGGCAGGCCGCGGCCGACCGGCGCCTCGAGCGCGAGCGCAGGCAGACGATGGTCGAGTACACCATCGTCGTCTACGTCTCGTATCTGGTGTTCCTGTTTATCATCACGGTGCTCACGGCGTTCCTCCTGCCGAACCTGCCCGCCGAGGGGGCCGACGCCGCGACGGACACCGGCAGGTCCACCGTCGACGGACTCGGTGGGTTCTCGGCGTCCGACCGCGCGACCTACGACGCGGTGTTCTACCACGCGACGCTCGTTCAGGGCCTGTTCTCGGGGCTGATCGCCGGCCAGTTGAGCACCGGCGATATCGGGAGCGGAGCGAAACACGCCGCCGTCATGGTCGGCCTGTCGATCCTCCTCTTCGCCGTCGTGGTCTGA